The DNA window CAACAACACTTTGAAAGATATCAACTACTTGATGTTGGAACAAAACTTGCAATTATTTGAGACATTTACAATCCAATTGTATGTATATTGCAAACTTAAACATATTGCACACAACTGGGCAATGGAAATTCCTGACTATTcagttcttcttctaaGGTAGTCAATAAGTACTTTCTTATGTAACACCCCATAGTATTTGCCATCttttatcaaaacaatCACTCTATTCCCAATTCTATCGAAAATCAAATGCGCAAAACACAATTCGGTATcataattgataaacatTGGTACACGATCAACGAAATTTGTCAAATTTGTTAACAAATCAATGGAAGCTTTCATTTCTAAATATTCATCCTCATTAATTGCCCCATAGTTAAAATAATCTAAACTTTGGTTTAAAATGTTTTTAACCACTTTGTCATTATGTGTAGCACGAGAATTTGAAAGACttttatcatcaccatcGTCGAACAAATTACAATAAAGTTCATCTTTCACATCGTGTTTCAATGTAAATGCTCTAATTTGATCAAGACATATTTCCAATTCCAGAAAGAAAAGTAATCCAACACATAGTTGATTTTTGATCAAAGCAATACATCCATCAAGCAAACATCTATCAGCCAACATTTGAAGTTTGGACTCTAAAGTAGAAACAGGAACGTAACCGGAATCACTAACATCAATATACAATTGCCTATCTGGGGGTATATGTCGCGAAATCCGGGTTGTGGGAACAGAATcttgattaattatttcTCCAGCAGACACATATGGGTCTATGGGTTCAGTTTCTGGTGCCATAAATGGATAGTCATTGCTTATTAGTAACGACTCATAAAGTGAATTCTTCTCCAATAATCCACCTGACCAATTTGCCACAGCTATGgcaattgaaattggtaAAACATACGTGTAAGATGAAGTTaattcaaacaaaatcGTTACCAATGTTATATTCATTCTGGTAACTCCTGCCATGAATGCACCTGCAGAAATCATGGCATAGATCCCCATATCAACACAATGAGGACCTGCAGACGAGCACAATAACCCAAATTTTAATGGTGGAGCTGGCTGTGCAAACAAAGAAAGCGAGGAAGACGAAGAAGACGACGATTTTCTGGATAAAAACTCCAACCATCTAATGAACAATGCAAAAATTCGACCAAATAATGCTCCACAAACCATTGAAGGAACATAAATCCCACAAGGTAGTTTCAACCCGAATGTGATGAATGTTAAAAGAACTTTAACCACAAATGCAAATAAAAGTGACGTCAATTCgtttatcaattgtttttctgTCTGTGGACACAATGACCGGTCCAATTCACCTCCACTACATGGTGTCGCTAAATCTAATACCAATTCTGCCGAGGCTTGTTTTGTGTAAGGGTTCCAGAATGAAATTATACCAGTTACTGCTGCAACAAGGAAAACTTCAAATATCGGGTGAGTTTTGATGTGTTTGCTTGATCTAAACTTTTTAGCCCACCATTGAgagaatttaataaaactgGCACCAAATACTCCACCCATAATtccaataacaacaaagaaaatcaattctaTAGGACTCCAATCTGAAAAATATtccaattcaaataatacaGTTTTCCCAGTTCCATAAGGGTTCaagaattttaaaaataatgttgaaattattgcacaaaagaagatttgaaacaattggTTAGATGGCAAATAATTgttaatttcttcaagaataaataaaacacCACCTAAGGGGGATCCAAATGCTAAAGCTACACCAGCAGATGCACTAGCAgataaaatttgtttttcaaaaaaatcattttcataaaTAAATGGGAAAAATCTCGAAGTTATATTTCCAACACAAGTTGCCAAATGAACATAAGGACCTTCTTTCCCCAATGACATCCCCAGAGCAATAGCGAAAACCAATGCCACGGTTTTTGCAATTAAGGTGTATGTCCCCAAGAACCGACGAATTACAAACCCAGACAAGATTGTTTTCACTTCAGGCACACCCGATCCTGTTGCTGTATAGATCACTCTTGGCTTAACCAAAACAGATCTCCCCTGGTTGGTggtattttcattatcaacaggtgtttcttttccaaGATTTGATTGATCTTCAGGTATTGACCCACCAGTAATTTTTGTCGATAATGTAATAAGACAAGCAAATATTGCCAAAAGAATTGTCAACACAacataaattataaaatcGAATCGCACTGCATTTAACCAATGTTCATGGAAAAACTTGTTCCAACTCACCCAATCATCACAAGTATCGTCTGTTACATATCCACTTTTAAATacatttaattttttggaattatcgatacaacaagaaatttgACTGGCAAACCAATTGGTTCGACAATATCCATGCTTGAAACCAACAAGTAAAATTTCCACTTTATCTATGCAAAATGCtataatagaaaaaaagaatgcaataattaaaataaGAAACCATTTACCCAAAGTATAATAAGCTCTATGAAAGAAAGGGATTGCTTGACCATCGTTAATACAATCATCACCAACCCATTGTTTTTTCTCTATtgagaaattaaattgattccCCTTAAGATAAGCTTTTGTCCAATCAATGGTTGTGAAGTCATTGTAAAAAATTCTTATTGAAATAAAAGTATCATGTACTTTCCCAAAGAATCTACTTCTCATCGATTCATTTGTTTGAGTTGTTCTTAAAGAATAGGTTTCATCTTGTAATTGATCTAAAGTTGGGATCCTTGGTGTTTGTAAAACAGAATTTATGGGGATAGGAGATCGAATGTCGATTTTCCCCAATGATTTGACTTTAGTCAAAGGTCTTGATCCTGAGGTAAATGCATttgatgatggtggtgaCGAGCAACTGTCGAAATATGGTGAATTGGGTACAGTTCTAATTGTATTGGTTTGGTCTTTAATGAATGAGGAGTGCGGCGGGTGTTTGATATCGGGAGCAAATGTGAGATTAGGATTTTGTAATCTAGTTTTAGAATTTTGATTCAAGTGATTTGATGTACTTTGGTCACTTGAcatattatttttctcaATAACGAAGAAGAAACTATAATCAAAATGTCAATACAAGTTGGTTTTGATGcatgtaaaaaaaaatgaacaaaCAAACGAGTTTGAAAAAGGAGAGTTTAAAAATGGTGATCGgatcaacaaacaaacaaacaatagGGACAAAATCAATCACATACCAAAGTTAAACTTCGAGGAAGGGAAGTACAAAATCTaaattttctctttttttttttttctttggtagTAAAGAGTAACCTAACTAAAATCAAGCCatgattgatttatcaactGATAAAGATTCCAATTACGTTTCCACTTGCTAATGATATAAGAGACTGAATGaacaaaatcaaccaaacataaaaaaaatcaaaaagatTATATATGATCTGTCATTTAGTAGTGgctatatatatatatatatataataaagaGAATGTTAAATATCCGTTCCGATCCAAACAGACACACAcgaaacaaacaattattatataagaaaaagaggAGTATGAGTACTCCGCCGGCGATTAGGGGTTCTTTCATTCAGACACGACACGACAAAACACAACACGCGAAAAAACAGTTTTGGAATTTGTTAATTCGTGTTAAAGAGATCAAATTCTTACACAGATTATAGTTGATCTTTCCTCCAACTCACTTTTCATAAGTCAAACTCGTTTAagtttatttcatttttgacTCCTCTTTGACACGTTTCTTGTCATTTTGCAtcatttcaaaatatacTTTACACCGGAAACATTTTGTTCGAACGTGCCTTATGTGGTCTAGTTTCAAGACGGACATGTTGTGGTCCAGTTTCCAATAATTCCATTTACAATCACTGAGGATTGTCTCAATATTGTAGACATTCAGTTCTGTCGTTATAAAAATGAACCTAACCGAACCCCAGAATAGTAGCAGCAAACATTTACAGTATTGTGGCTTTGGATAAGCTCAGAGTTTCaaccaattaaaattgGACAACCTTCCGTGCCAAAActagaaaagaaaaacaattaataagAATACAAGACAAATTGAGAGAGATTTTAAGTAAACGGATATGGATAATAACGGAATTGTAAATCTACAATAGAGTGACAAttcctttgttttttttcgGGAGAAAACCGGATTAATTGCAGAACTCCGTCAATATTTCCCAATTTAGTAGTTTGATAAATTCCGAGACTTTTTGTGGAGTTGTCGCTTTTTACCGTCTTTCCCCCACACACTTGCATTTTGGATTGTACTACCACGTAACCCTAAGGcacaaaacaacaaataatacGTACGTGGTTTTAAAAGTTTAACAATCCAGGTCGTATGATACCAagacattattattgtctATTGTATTGCAATTTAAGCAACAAAAGTCATCCCTTTTGTTGAGTATTCTATTAGTAGTGGAAATCAGAATTTATGCGGGAAGATCGAAATAGGAGTCTCGGAAAGAAAGGTAAAATTAAGTAGGAATGTAAGGTGTTTAACTTCTGTAGTAGACAACATCGAAGAGGGAAAGTGAAATTTCAAACTAGCAACaactttctttcttttttaaatagATATTTAAGTTTATCATTCCTATTTTATCCTATCAATCAACTAATCTAGTGTTACTCTTATTTTTCAACAGGGATTAAATGGATAGTGCATACTCTAGTAgttaaacaaataattattcAGTCAAACCAGAACAGATAGGTTAGAACAAGAGTTATGAGAAATAAAAAGGGGAAGGTTCATACTCAAGCAAGAATCCATTAATTGTGGAGACAGATTAGCGATTCACGGAGATTACCTATCACTCATATCCCTCTGTCAAtggtgtgtgtgtgtgtagGTTGGCACCTATTTAAACAAGATATCCCCGGAGTAAGAGATTCATTATATGCAAGAATCTCACTCTCCCCCCCCATCCCCCCACTTATAAAAGACATTATGTATGTATGATATATGACACAAAAGAGGTTGTttactattattttttCCATAATTCTTACTGgatgattttaatttaattttccaatcttttctctttctaatagtaatttgattttattacaTAGACAACCACAAATTACCTATACAAACACACAAACTACTTTTTTgctcatttttttttttttttttctttttctttttgacTTTTGGTTTCTCGAGgcaatcaaaaaatcaaatttataaatactCCACAAATTTCCcttgattcttttttatttttaaattgcaattaataacaaaaaaaaaaagctttCTATTCTTCCTTTTTGCTTCTTGcttttatattattgaattattttacttgattcaattctttacATTTTCTAatagttttaattttttatttttcaaatcttggGGTTTCCACCAACTTCAAAGTCATCTAATATCAGCTAACtattcttcaaataattatgggtgaaattcaaaaaattaaagtCAAGAAtccaattgttgaaatggATGGGGATGAAATGACTCGTATCATTTGGCAATTCATCaaagataaattgatttctcCTTATTTGGACgttgatttgaaatattatgATTTAGGTATTGAATATAGAGATCAAACCGATGATAAAGTCACCACTGATGCTGCAAATgcaattttgaaatatgGTGTGGGTGTTAAATGTGCTACCATTACTCCAGATGAAGCTAGAGTCAAAGaatttaatttgaaaaaaatgtggCTTTCACCAAATGGTACTTTAAGAAATATTCTTGGTGGTACTGTTTTCAGAGAACCAATTGtcattgataatattcCAAGAATCGTCCCAAGTTGGGAAAAACCTATCATAATTGGTAGACACGCTTTTGGTGATCAATACAAGGCCACTGATATCATTGTTCCTGGTGCTGGtgaattaaaattggtGTTCAAACCTAAAGATGGTGGAGAAGTCCAAGAATATCCAGTATACAATTTTGAAGGTCCAGGTGTAGGATTAAGTATGTATAATACTGATGCTTCTATTCAAGATTTTGCTGAAAGTTCTTTCCAATTGGCTATTGAAcgtaaattgaatttattttcatctaCTAAAAACACCATCTTGAAGAAATATGACGGTAGATTCAAAGATATTTTTGAAGGGTTATATGCCAGCAAATACAAGACCAAAATGGATGAATTGGGCATTTGGTACGAACACagattgattgatgatatGGTTGCCCAAATGTTAAAATCTAAAGGTGGATACATCATTGCCATGAAGAATTATGATGGTGATGTCCAATCAGACATTGTTGCTCAAGGTTTTGGATCCTTGGGTTTAATGACTTCAGTGTTGGTTACTCCAGATGGTAAAGCATTTGAATCAGAAGCAGCTCATGGTACTGTTACTAGACATTATagacaacatcaacaaggTAAAGAAACCTCGACTAATTCAATTGCATCTATATATGCTTGGACTAGAGGTTTGATTCAAAGAGGTAAATTAGATGAAACTCCGGAAGTGGTCAAATTTGCTCAAGATTTGGAACAAGCCATCATTGATACTGTTGGTAAAGATAACATCATGACCAAAGATTTGGCCTTGACCCAAGGTAAAACCGATAGATCTTCATATGTCACCACTGAAGAATTCATTGATGCTGTTGCTAATAgattaaacaaaaacctAGGCTACGCATAAACTACATTTACATCTACATATACGTTTGTAACTATCCTTTCAATTTAGATTCTCTATGTATTCATTCATAAGTTCATGTttataatttcttttttcttcttggaTATATACTACTAaatgaatattatttattgccAATCCCCTGTGACTTGAAGAACCGATAAAAAtaactattattattcaattgattataatgaATTCTGGTTGTAAGTTTGAAACAACAAGTAAGTTTgagtgatttttttttttgcaacccGGCCCAATCTTTCAatgaatgataataaatatttaggTTATGAGGATTAAAAGTTAAAGTTTATagttcatttttttttggtagcAAGGACACCGAAAGAAAAAACCTCCTGCATGTATGCACCGGATTTGTTAGTTGTCGTTtagaattgttgtttttagTTATACGACCAACAGTAATCACCAGAAAGACGTGTATGCATttcaaaatgaattatatgCAGTTcccaatattttttttttctttttaggtCAAGAAGCAGCAGGACGACGCCctattgattgattgatcgATTGATTgcattatttctttttctgcattttttttatttatttatcgCTActttctatatatataaacatATCTAAAACTcttgtaaatttttcaaattcccATTTcaacctttttttttttttcttttcttttctttgcAAGGGCGTTGCTTTTCTTCTAACTCATATTTCATTCTTTTGATACTTTATTGTTATATTTCAACATATAcatattcatttattcatagtatttcttttttgtttggttggGTTATAATGTCTTCTATTAGTAATGTCTATCATGACTATTCGAGTTTTCTGAATGCAACAACTTTTTCCCaagtttatcaaaattttaatcaattagataatttaaatgttttagaaaaattatgGGGgtcatattattattatatggCCAATGATTTATTTGCTACaggattattattctttttaactcatgaaattttttattttggtaGATGTTTACCTTGGGCTATAATTGATAGAATTCCTTATTTTAGAAAATGGAAGATTCAAGATGAAAAAATCCCTAGTGATAAAGAGCAATGGGAATGTCTTAAATCAGTATTAACTTCTCATTTCTTAGTGGAAGCTTTCCCAATTTGGTTTTTCCATCCATTATGTCAAAGAATTGGCATTAGTTATCAAGTACCATTCCCTAAAATCACCGATATGTTGATTCAATGGGCggtattttttgttttagaaGATACTTGGCATTATTGGTTTCATAGAGGATTACATTATGGGGTGTtctataaatatattcataAACAACATCATAGATATGCTGCTCCATTTGGATTAGCCGCAGAATATGCTCATCCAGTTGAAGTTGCCTTATTAGGATTGGGTACTGTTGGTATTCCAATTGTTTGGTGTCTTATTACTGGTAACTTGCATCTTTTTACAGTTTCAATTTGGATCATTTTAAGATTATTTCAAGCAGTTGATTCTCATTCTGGTTATGAATTCCCTTGGTCTTTACATAATTTCTTACCATTTTGGGCTGGAGCTGATCATCACGATgaacatcatcattatttcaTTGGTGgatattcttcttcttttagATGGTGggattttattttggatACTGAAGCTGGTCCAAAAGCTAAAAAGGGCAGAGAAGACAAAGCCAATCAAACTGCTGAAAGAATACAAAAGAAGAACTTatagagagaaagagaatgTGTGAGTTTATGCATTTTCAAAGGTTACAATACTTTCGATGTTGATTCtgtttacttttttttgttttacttatttattatatatcTATTCATAGTGCT is part of the Candida dubliniensis CD36 chromosome R, complete sequence genome and encodes:
- a CDS encoding voltage-gated chloride channel, putative (Similar to Mus musculus Clcn3), with product MSSDQSTSNHLNQNSKTRLQNPNLTFAPDIKHPPHSSFIKDQTNTIRTVPNSPYFDSCSSPPSSNAFTSGSRPLTKVKSLGKIDIRSPIPINSVLQTPRIPTLDQLQDETYSLRTTQTNESMRSRFFGKVHDTFISIRIFYNDFTTIDWTKAYLKGNQFNFSIEKKQWVGDDCINDGQAIPFFHRAYYTLGKWFLILIIAFFFSIIAFCIDKVEILLVGFKHGYCRTNWFASQISCCIDNSKKLNVFKSGYVTDDTCDDWVSWNKFFHEHWLNAVRFDFIIYVVLTILLAIFACLITLSTKITGGSIPEDQSNLGKETPVDNENTTNQGRSVLVKPRVIYTATGSGVPEVKTILSGFVIRRFLGTYTLIAKTVALVFAIASGMSLGKEGPYVHLATCVGNITSRFFPFIYENDFFEKQILSASASAGVALAFGSPLGGVLFILEEINNYLPSNQLFQIFFCAIISTLFLKFLNPYGTGKTVLFELEYFSDWSPIELIFFVVIGIMGGVFGASFIKFSQWWAKKFRSSKHIKTHPIFEVFLVAAVTGIISFWNPYTKQASAELVLDLATPCSGGELDRSLCPQTEKQLINELTSLLFAFVVKVLLTFITFGLKLPCGIYVPSMVCGALFGRIFALFIRWLEFLSRKSSSSSSSSLSLFAQPAPPLKFGLLCSSAGPHCVDMGIYAMISAGAFMAGVTRMNITLVTILFELTSSYTYVLPISIAIAVANWSGGLLEKNSLYESLLISNDYPFMAPETEPIDPYVSAGEIINQDSVPTTRISRHIPPDRQLYIDVSDSGYVPVSTLESKLQMLADRCLLDGCIALIKNQLCVGLLFFSELEICLDQIRAFTLKHDVKDELYCNLFDDGDDKSLSNSRATHNDKVVKNILNQSLDYFNYGAINEDEYLEMKASIDLLTNLTNFVDRVPMFINYDTELCFAHLIFDRIGNRVIVLIKDGKYYGVLHKKVLIDYLRRRTE
- a CDS encoding isocitrate dehydrogenase, putative (Similar to S. cerevisiae IDP2); this translates as MGEIQKIKVKNPIVEMDGDEMTRIIWQFIKDKLISPYLDVDLKYYDLGIEYRDQTDDKVTTDAANAILKYGVGVKCATITPDEARVKEFNLKKMWLSPNGTLRNILGGTVFREPIVIDNIPRIVPSWEKPIIIGRHAFGDQYKATDIIVPGAGELKLVFKPKDGGEVQEYPVYNFEGPGVGLSMYNTDASIQDFAESSFQLAIERKLNLFSSTKNTILKKYDGRFKDIFEGLYASKYKTKMDELGIWYEHRLIDDMVAQMLKSKGGYIIAMKNYDGDVQSDIVAQGFGSLGLMTSVLVTPDGKAFESEAAHGTVTRHYRQHQQGKETSTNSIASIYAWTRGLIQRGKLDETPEVVKFAQDLEQAIIDTVGKDNIMTKDLALTQGKTDRSSYVTTEEFIDAVANRLNKNLGYA
- a CDS encoding C-4 methylsterol oxidase, putative; this encodes MSSISNVYHDYSSFSNATTFSQVYQNFNQLDNLNVLEKLWGSYYYYMANDLFATGLLFFLTHEIFYFGRCLPWAIIDRIPYFRKWKIQDEKIPSDKEQWECLKSVLTSHFLVEAFPIWFFHPLCQRIGISYQVPFPKITDMLIQWAVFFVLEDTWHYWFHRGLHYGVFYKYIHKQHHRYAAPFGLAAEYAHPVEVALLGLGTVGIPIVWCLITGNLHLFTVSIWIILRLFQAVDSHSGYEFPWSLHNFLPFWAGADHHDEHHHYFIGGYSSSFRWWDFILDTEAGPKAKKGREDKANQTAERIQKKNL